A genomic segment from Sander vitreus isolate 19-12246 chromosome 3, sanVit1, whole genome shotgun sequence encodes:
- the spred3 gene encoding sprouty-related, EVH1 domain-containing protein 3, whose translation MTRDDSSGGWVPLGGGGLSHVVICKGRSHDGRGRREYIIRGERLRDRAPVLECAVQRGLVYNKVNPIFHHWRVEDRKFGLTFQSPADAISFEKGLQTVLDKLDRGSDSPSSSTPEEADTEDDGQTSHTGSESSSNSRKEMLPKPITIVTSESSSTCFVRPEEFSFGSSHALTTQTPAQIHTRPGQHQLSQMTAVLNPPAPPPPPPAPPTPPVGPPASSPLSPLSPTISLLEEGDLHSVDPCKDLWGSRGYEDYRRAGATRTMVGGLTGGVVVGGGGSLQDKSELCVVRFEKELAGVGTAGCEVTVSLDSKASQRLSTSSPTCVSTPNAVSPAGSPQETCKGSPSPCCIHTSLATPRSRTRKRGGGGGGGGASSGSDPGAISPDDDSPCPQASSSCSSRCVYCRSVFSASENGRGRCRDAPDPALHCLRQWTCVWCAESLLYHCMSDSEGEFWEPCSCEDSLGGHPHPLCCARWLALLALSLFVPCMCCYVPLRACLRCGERCGCCGGKHKAVR comes from the exons ATGACGCGTGATGACTCCAGTGGCGGTTGGGTGCCCCTTGGAGGTGGTGGCCTCAGTCATGTGGTCATATGTAAAGGGCGGAGTCATGACGGCAGGGGGCGGAGAGAATACATCATACGCGGAGAACGGCTGCGAGATCGAgca CCAGTGTTGGAGTGTGCGGTGCAACGGGGGTTAGTGTACAACAAGGTGAACCCCATCTTCCATCACTGGCGAGTAGAAGATCGGAAGTTTGGCCTTACGTTCCAGAGTCCTGCCGATGCCATCTCCTTTGAGAAAGGGCTGCAGACTGTCCTAGACAAGCTCGACAGAG GCTCTGACTCGCCCTCATCCTCCACACCAGAAGAAGCTGACACCGAGGATGATGGACAAACT TCTCATACAGGAAGTGAGTCGTCATCCAACAGCAGAAAGGAGATGCTTCCCAAACCCATCACCATAGTAACGAGCGAGTCGTCGTCTACCTGCTTCGTGCGGCCGGAGGAGTTTAGTTTCGGATCCAGCCATGCTCTTACCACTCAGACACCTGCTCAG ATCCACACCAGGCCGGGACAGCACCAGCTCTCACAAATGACGGCTGTGTTGAATCCGCCGGCGCCCCCGCCTCCACCTCCTGCTCCACCTACTCCTCCTGTGGGTCCCCCGGCCTCATCTCCTCTGtcccccctctcccccaccATTTCGCTCCTGGAAGAGGGAGACCTGCACAGTGTGGACCCTTGCAAAGACCTGTGGGGTTCTCGAGGTTATGAGGACTACCGACGGGCGGGGGCCACTAGGACTATGGTCGGGGGGCTGACCGGGGGTGTGGTTGTCGGTGGCGGAGGGAGTCTGCAGGACAAGTCCGAGCTGTGCGTGGTTCGCTTTGAGAAGGAGCTGGCAGGAGTGGGCACGGCCGGCTGCGAAGTGACAGTGAGCCTGGACAGTAAAGCCTCGCAGCGGCTGTCCACATCGTCGCCCACCTGTGTGTCCACGCCCAATGCTGTGTCGCCTGCTGGCTCGCCCCAGGAGACGTGCAAAGGCTCGCCCTCTCCCTGCTGCATCCACACCTCATTGGCCACGCCCCGGTCGCGGACTCgtaagagaggaggaggaggaggaggaggaggagccagCAGTGGCAGCGACCCAGGGGCGATCTCCCCCGATGACGACAGCCCGTGTCCTCAGGCTTCGTCGTCGTGCTCGTCCCGCTGCGTGTACTGCCGCTCTGTGTTCAGCGCTTCGGAGAACGGGCGGGGCCGCTGCAGAGACGCCCCGGACCCGGCCCTGCACTGCCTGCGCCAGTGGACCTGCGTGTGGTGCGCGGAGAGTCTGCTCTACCACTGCATGTCAGACTCTGAGGGAGAGTTCTGGGAGCCGTGCTCGTGTGAAGACTCGCTGGGGGGCCACCCGCACCCCCTTTGCTGTGCCCGCTGGTTGGCCCTCCTGGCGCTGTCGCTCTTCGTGCCCTGCATGTGCTGCTACGTGCCTTTGCGCGCCTGCCTGCGGTGTGGGGAGAGGTGTGGCTGCTGTGGGGGAAAGCACAAGGCGGTCCGATGA